One Streptomyces sp. SAI-135 DNA segment encodes these proteins:
- a CDS encoding replication-relaxation family protein produces MGGSKTYPYGSTGAVRAHVLAALGVLKVASADQVRRLMCPGHKDNKAVRNACLDLAKHGLVVSEGNARDGSKLWGLTPLGLDAAAEVLSRPVGEMGGTARGAARSGAPHAMAVNETIIAITRTVPEPTQPVRHTGAAPVTPPQKTAPREPAGIGTPASWSTEVVHVLSGGTRGRSTVQTDAVLLAPDAGVPVLMVEVDNCTESPERLAAKFDRYRDYFRRTTKDARGRQIPAWRSLYPPTGREGHPPVVVVFNPGVRAGQEALKNRMNRVLDLTRDVWSGRYENMGGSLSERDSYQNYTDAIPLVFTTLPRLQKDGPLGAVWWRCGHRQWETLTDALANPDGVEAWQARDSERRRERQERERQEREQAQARSPWTTTTTPAPVPTPAPVVEPPAPCARCGQAVTGPFGVRFDDAPPEDGQHCPLCRIDLARQPTGLLKALLRRPPTT; encoded by the coding sequence GTGGGTGGCTCGAAGACCTACCCGTACGGATCCACCGGAGCGGTACGCGCGCACGTCCTGGCCGCGCTGGGCGTGCTGAAGGTCGCCAGCGCCGATCAGGTGCGGCGGCTGATGTGCCCGGGCCACAAGGACAACAAGGCGGTGCGCAACGCCTGTCTGGATCTCGCGAAGCACGGGCTGGTCGTCTCGGAGGGCAACGCGCGGGACGGCTCCAAACTGTGGGGCCTGACTCCGCTGGGTCTGGACGCCGCGGCTGAGGTTCTCTCGCGTCCGGTCGGGGAGATGGGCGGTACCGCCCGGGGCGCGGCCCGCTCGGGGGCCCCGCACGCCATGGCCGTGAACGAGACGATCATCGCCATCACCCGCACCGTCCCAGAACCGACCCAGCCCGTACGCCACACCGGTGCCGCCCCGGTGACGCCCCCTCAAAAAACAGCCCCACGGGAGCCGGCCGGGATCGGCACTCCCGCGTCCTGGTCGACGGAAGTGGTGCACGTGCTCTCCGGCGGCACCCGGGGCCGGTCGACGGTCCAGACCGACGCCGTGCTGCTCGCCCCGGACGCAGGCGTGCCGGTGCTGATGGTGGAGGTCGACAACTGCACCGAGTCTCCGGAGCGCCTGGCGGCCAAGTTCGACCGCTACCGCGACTACTTCCGCCGCACAACCAAAGACGCCCGGGGCCGTCAGATTCCGGCCTGGCGCTCCCTGTACCCGCCCACCGGCCGCGAGGGCCACCCACCGGTCGTAGTCGTGTTCAACCCGGGGGTCCGCGCCGGGCAGGAGGCGCTGAAGAACCGGATGAACCGGGTCCTGGACCTGACCCGCGACGTGTGGTCCGGCCGGTACGAGAACATGGGCGGCAGCCTCAGCGAGCGGGACAGCTACCAGAACTACACGGACGCCATCCCGCTCGTCTTCACCACCCTGCCGCGCCTGCAAAAGGACGGGCCGCTGGGGGCGGTGTGGTGGCGCTGCGGACACCGCCAGTGGGAAACCCTCACCGACGCGCTGGCCAACCCCGACGGTGTCGAAGCATGGCAAGCACGCGACAGCGAACGCCGCCGCGAGCGGCAGGAACGGGAACGCCAGGAGCGAGAGCAGGCGCAAGCCCGTAGCCCGTGGACGACCACGACCACCCCTGCTCCTGTCCCCACCCCTGCTCCTGTAGTCGAGCCTCCCGCTCCTTGCGCGCGGTGCGGGCAGGCGGTCACCGGCCCGTTCGGCGTGCGCTTCGACGACGCCCCTCCCGAGGACGGCCAGCACTGCCCCTTGTGCCGTATCGACCTCGCCCGGCAGCCCACAGGCTTGCTCAAGGCCCTCTTGCGCCGCCCGCCGACGACGTGA
- a CDS encoding restriction endonuclease encodes MSPRRRRRKSDDDLLIALGALVAVGLVLVKVGQWVWAHWWVLVVLGLLALLALAGWISRQVDQMRSAQLRVEGLTYTLSQLDAMHHSAFENAVRDLLTRDGSYDALRCGGRGDLGADVKGHDPLGRLWVIQCKHRKKGLDGSAVGTPELQTLNGTGRPVHGGDVIVMVTNGRISGPARDFARQQRLHLVDRRVLEQWARGRRPLWEILPAVPQPRKPPQVR; translated from the coding sequence GTGAGCCCGCGCCGGCGGCGACGCAAGAGCGACGACGATCTGCTCATCGCCTTAGGCGCACTCGTGGCCGTCGGGTTGGTGCTGGTCAAGGTCGGACAGTGGGTGTGGGCGCACTGGTGGGTCCTGGTCGTGCTCGGCCTGCTGGCGCTCCTCGCCCTCGCGGGCTGGATCTCCCGGCAGGTTGACCAGATGCGGTCCGCGCAACTGCGGGTCGAAGGCCTGACCTACACGCTCAGCCAGCTGGACGCCATGCACCACAGCGCCTTCGAGAACGCCGTACGTGACCTGCTGACCCGGGACGGTTCCTATGACGCGCTGCGCTGCGGCGGCCGGGGCGACCTCGGCGCCGACGTGAAGGGGCACGATCCCCTCGGCCGGCTGTGGGTGATCCAGTGCAAGCACCGCAAGAAGGGACTGGACGGCTCGGCGGTCGGGACCCCGGAACTGCAGACGCTCAACGGCACCGGCCGGCCGGTGCACGGCGGCGACGTCATCGTGATGGTGACCAACGGAAGGATCTCCGGGCCCGCCCGCGACTTCGCCCGGCAGCAGCGCCTGCACCTGGTCGACCGGCGCGTACTGGAGCAGTGGGCCCGGGGCAGGCGACCGCTGTGGGAGATCCTTCCGGCTGTCCCACAGCCCCGGAAGCCTCCGCAGGTGCGCTGA